GTTTACTCCAGCGACCACTATTTTGCTTTCTTTGGCCAAAACTTTTTCGACTTTGCCTTTTTTACCTTTGTCTTTGCCTACGTTTATTAAGACTTCATCACCGGCTTTAATTTTTAACATTTTAAACGACCTCCTTGGCGAGTGACGCAATTTTAGCGAAACCTTTTTCTTTTACTTCCTGCGCGATGGGTCCGAATATTCTGGTTCCCCTAGGTGCTTTTGTTTGGTCTATTATCACGGCAGCGTTTTCGGAAAACCTGACGTATGAGCCGTCTCTTCTTCTCGTTTCTTTTCTTGTTCTGACAATTACAGCCTTAACCTTTTCGTGATCTTTAACTTGTCCTGTTGGACTTGCTCCGT
This DNA window, taken from Candidatus Curtissbacteria bacterium, encodes the following:
- the rplN gene encoding 50S ribosomal protein L14 encodes the protein MLIKRSKLIVADNSGAKGLYVIGMGKGTGKRFLRLGEIATCVVHGASPTGQVKDHEKVKAVIVRTRKETRRRDGSYVRFSENAAVIIDQTKAPRGTRIFGPIAQEVKEKGFAKIASLAKEVV